A stretch of the Rhodospirillales bacterium genome encodes the following:
- a CDS encoding NAD(P)-binding domain-containing protein, with protein sequence MRATTVVVGAGHAGLAVSHYLAACSIDHVLIERGEVANSWRTERWDSLTLLTPNWQARVPGLAYDGDDPDGFMDVSEVVSFIERYAGLVGPSLETHTNVESVRQNGAGYQVVTDRGVWHAPTVVLATGSCNIPKVPALAADLPGSIASCTPMDYSNPSALPDGGVLVVGASASGVQIAEEVHASGRPVTLAVGEHVRMPRTYRGKDILWWMDRTGLHDERYDEVDDIKRARRVPAPQLVGKPERTTLDLNALTEQGVRLVGRFAGIADGKAQFSGSLRNKCALADLKLGRLLDTIDEWVDDEGLEDEVEPARRFPPTRVEDSPPLALDLAGHGIRTVIWATGFEADHSWLHLPVLDHKGRLHHDGGVVSKLPGLYRIGLNFLRRRKSSFIHGAGDDARDLVGHLAAGIGAPAPG encoded by the coding sequence ATGCGCGCGACCACGGTCGTGGTCGGGGCCGGCCACGCCGGCCTCGCCGTCAGTCATTATCTCGCGGCGTGCTCGATCGACCACGTGTTGATCGAGCGCGGCGAGGTCGCCAATTCGTGGCGAACGGAGCGTTGGGATTCCCTGACGCTGCTTACGCCGAACTGGCAGGCACGGGTCCCGGGACTTGCGTACGACGGCGACGATCCCGACGGCTTCATGGACGTCAGCGAAGTGGTGTCATTCATCGAGCGGTATGCCGGGCTCGTCGGACCTTCGCTCGAGACCCACACGAATGTCGAATCGGTTCGTCAGAATGGCGCCGGTTATCAGGTGGTGACCGATCGCGGGGTCTGGCACGCCCCCACCGTGGTGCTCGCCACGGGCAGCTGCAACATCCCGAAGGTTCCCGCACTTGCGGCGGATCTCCCTGGCTCGATCGCCTCCTGCACGCCGATGGACTACTCGAACCCTTCCGCGCTGCCAGACGGGGGCGTTCTGGTCGTGGGGGCGTCGGCCAGCGGCGTTCAGATTGCGGAGGAAGTCCACGCCTCCGGCCGCCCGGTGACGCTGGCGGTCGGCGAGCACGTCCGCATGCCCCGAACGTATCGCGGCAAGGACATCCTGTGGTGGATGGACCGGACCGGGCTCCACGACGAGCGGTACGACGAAGTCGACGACATCAAGCGGGCGCGGCGAGTGCCGGCACCCCAGTTGGTGGGGAAACCGGAAAGGACCACCCTGGACCTGAATGCGCTGACCGAACAGGGAGTCCGCCTGGTCGGCCGGTTTGCCGGGATCGCCGACGGGAAGGCCCAGTTCTCGGGCTCGCTTCGCAACAAGTGCGCCCTTGCCGACCTCAAGCTGGGCCGGCTGCTCGACACGATCGACGAGTGGGTCGACGACGAAGGCCTCGAAGATGAAGTGGAGCCGGCGCGCCGTTTCCCGCCGACAAGGGTCGAGGATTCACCGCCGCTGGCCCTCGACCTCGCCGGGCACGGCATCCGGACGGTCATCTGGGCGACCGGGTTCGAGGCTGACCACTCCTGGCTCCACCTGCCCGTGCTCGATCACAAGGGGAGGCTCCACCATGACGGCGGGGTGGTGAGCAAGTTACCCGGTCTCTATCGGATCGGCCTCAACTTCCTCCGGCGCCGCAAGTCGAGTTTCATTCACGGAGCAGGGGACGACGCCCGCGATCTGGTCGGCCACCTAGCGGCCGGGATCGGGGCCCCAGCGCCCGGCTAG